The following coding sequences lie in one Natrarchaeobius halalkaliphilus genomic window:
- a CDS encoding CoA-binding protein has protein sequence MPVESDVELRDVLSHETIAVVGCSSTPGKAAHDVPLYLDERGYDVIPVNPFADEIFGRSVPDTLSDVDEGVEVVCVFRPSEEVGGIVDGSLEREDVEAIWMQQGIRDDEAAARAEDDGRTVVQNRCMKIEHRRLVA, from the coding sequence ATGCCAGTCGAATCCGATGTCGAGCTTCGGGATGTGCTCTCGCACGAAACGATCGCCGTCGTCGGCTGCTCGAGTACCCCGGGCAAGGCGGCCCACGACGTACCGTTGTACCTCGACGAACGCGGGTACGACGTGATACCCGTCAACCCGTTTGCCGATGAGATATTCGGCCGGTCGGTCCCGGATACGCTCTCGGATGTCGACGAAGGAGTCGAGGTCGTCTGCGTGTTCCGTCCCAGCGAGGAGGTTGGTGGTATCGTCGACGGATCGCTCGAACGCGAGGACGTCGAGGCGATCTGGATGCAACAGGGGATTCGAGACGACGAGGCGGCCGCCCGGGCCGAAGATGACGGCCGAACGGTCGTCCAGAACCGGTGTATGAAAATCGAACATCGCCGCCTCGTCGCATAG
- a CDS encoding DUF5798 family protein has protein sequence MGLGSTAKKIQGLSDRAEAMYKQVQQLQQRIIGLEEEMDDTHDTVKRLDHQLGEQRALLLAIADKQGIDGEEILAEAAIDEAELEDDSQADDSATEQPIENAETHSSESAAE, from the coding sequence ATGGGACTTGGAAGCACTGCAAAGAAAATTCAGGGCCTTTCGGACCGCGCCGAGGCCATGTACAAACAGGTACAGCAACTCCAGCAGCGAATCATCGGCCTCGAAGAGGAGATGGACGATACGCACGACACGGTCAAGCGTCTCGATCACCAACTCGGGGAACAGCGAGCGTTGTTGCTCGCGATCGCGGACAAACAGGGAATCGACGGCGAGGAGATTCTCGCGGAGGCGGCGATCGACGAGGCAGAACTCGAGGACGATTCGCAAGCGGACGACTCGGCGACGGAACAACCGATCGAAAACGCAGAAACTCACTCGAGCGAATCCGCCGCCGAGTGA
- a CDS encoding cytochrome oxidase assembly protein: protein MSTDNSLSRTVARPIIARFGFPQLLATTLVLVGATILLGVAAKATGSGLACEANWPQCDAGPYNLFPANLPSFYEWFHRFVAMFAGFAIIGSALAAWRIPSVDKRVATLVILGTILTPIQIVLGRETVLQYEMTILSLHFWTAVLIFVLFVVATAFVWKPRLDRTHVTGALVLTAASLPLHVALSPLALTDITEYSPTVQMIQYAVTLALLAGVIVAVMVGRWRFEDERVRLLLSVAAGLALIVVFLGRRAVMTFNPALDYLYVVASAVLFVVCLGGIWLSRRDPSDSSNSPSR from the coding sequence GTGTCGACCGATAACAGCCTCTCTCGTACGGTAGCACGTCCGATAATCGCTCGGTTTGGCTTCCCGCAGTTGCTCGCAACGACGCTCGTCCTCGTCGGCGCGACGATCTTACTCGGCGTCGCCGCCAAAGCCACCGGATCCGGATTGGCCTGTGAGGCCAACTGGCCCCAGTGTGACGCCGGCCCGTACAACCTGTTTCCGGCGAACCTCCCCAGTTTCTACGAGTGGTTCCATCGGTTCGTCGCGATGTTCGCCGGGTTCGCGATCATCGGTTCCGCGCTCGCAGCCTGGCGGATTCCCAGTGTGGACAAACGCGTCGCGACGCTGGTGATTCTCGGAACGATCCTGACGCCGATTCAGATCGTTCTCGGCCGTGAAACCGTCCTTCAGTACGAGATGACGATCCTCTCGTTGCACTTCTGGACGGCGGTGCTCATCTTCGTCCTGTTCGTCGTTGCAACGGCGTTCGTCTGGAAGCCACGGCTGGATCGAACCCACGTCACAGGTGCGCTCGTGCTCACCGCCGCGTCGCTGCCGCTTCACGTTGCACTGAGTCCGCTCGCGCTCACGGATATCACGGAGTACTCTCCGACCGTCCAGATGATCCAGTACGCCGTTACGCTCGCGTTGCTCGCGGGCGTCATCGTCGCTGTCATGGTCGGCCGCTGGCGATTCGAGGACGAACGGGTTAGGTTGCTTTTATCCGTGGCGGCCGGGCTAGCACTCATCGTGGTCTTTCTGGGTCGGCGCGCCGTGATGACGTTCAATCCGGCACTCGACTATCTGTACGTCGTCGCTTCCGCCGTCCTCTTCGTGGTCTGTCTCGGTGGCATCTGGCTCAGCCGTCGTGATCCGAGCGACTCGTCGAACTCCCCGTCGCGATAG
- a CDS encoding peptidase has protein sequence MSPLIALALWIGLLVAVVVGSAIAAVVGYLFGRLSRRRRDETATRWTNVVTVGSATIAAISSWIVVDAASSVEPAFVPGPEIGSNLVAAIVAGVVAGIVGTAALSGILRARPDLPHVDDPAATRRQYARYLTVLFLGVFALVTLITPAIRAGPGALVVALAVLFVCLWALAPLISSVTSRTRRPTKRERDRLEELLASVDTGVRGVRIVDSGDGRLSLELSGAPRGRYLFVSEGALSNLEDGTLRAMLVARREQAARFERLVAVAPIFAALVVVIGMVLGDLSIVVGGPVAVVVVLGGFALARRLRYRSDARAAQRIGADELADAFERAAEAAGFDLAETPGRNWLATNPPLQTRIDRLRAENDRK, from the coding sequence ATGTCCCCCCTGATCGCCCTCGCCCTCTGGATCGGTCTCCTCGTCGCCGTCGTGGTCGGTTCAGCCATCGCCGCGGTCGTCGGGTACCTGTTCGGCCGACTCTCGAGACGACGGCGAGACGAGACGGCCACGCGATGGACGAACGTGGTCACCGTCGGTTCAGCGACGATCGCGGCCATTTCGTCCTGGATCGTGGTCGATGCGGCCTCGAGCGTCGAACCGGCCTTCGTGCCCGGCCCCGAGATCGGTTCGAATCTCGTCGCGGCGATCGTCGCAGGCGTCGTCGCCGGGATCGTCGGAACCGCAGCGCTGTCCGGGATCCTTCGCGCACGCCCGGACCTCCCTCACGTCGACGATCCGGCCGCGACCAGACGCCAGTACGCCCGGTATCTGACGGTCCTGTTTCTGGGGGTCTTCGCTCTCGTCACCCTCATCACCCCCGCGATCCGTGCGGGTCCGGGAGCGCTCGTGGTCGCACTCGCCGTCCTGTTCGTCTGTCTCTGGGCGCTTGCACCGCTGATCAGCTCGGTGACGTCGCGAACGCGACGACCGACGAAGCGCGAACGGGATCGACTCGAGGAGCTGCTCGCTTCCGTCGATACCGGCGTCCGCGGCGTTCGTATCGTCGACAGCGGCGACGGTCGCCTCTCGCTCGAGCTCTCGGGTGCGCCTCGTGGCCGATACTTGTTCGTCTCCGAGGGGGCGCTCTCGAATCTCGAGGACGGGACGCTTCGTGCGATGCTCGTCGCGCGGCGCGAGCAGGCCGCTCGGTTCGAACGGCTCGTCGCGGTCGCACCGATCTTCGCCGCGCTGGTGGTGGTCATCGGGATGGTTCTGGGCGACCTCTCGATCGTCGTCGGCGGACCCGTGGCCGTCGTCGTGGTACTTGGTGGGTTCGCACTCGCACGCCGGCTTCGGTATCGGTCCGATGCGCGTGCCGCTCAGCGAATCGGTGCCGACGAACTCGCAGACGCCTTCGAGCGGGCAGCCGAAGCGGCCGGGTTCGACCTCGCGGAGACGCCGGGCCGGAACTGGCTGGCGACGAACCCGCCGTTACAGACGCGAATCGACCGACTCCGGGCCGAGAACGATCGGAAGTGA
- a CDS encoding CopG family ribbon-helix-helix protein, producing the protein MRTSLNIPEEMLAEFDRTWQAEGLDSRSRALREAIQEYVESHHRLETARGTVAATIVFDYVHDEIIGELHELQHEFQAEIDTTCHVHHGEWCLETIFCHGSADDIRSLVYQLKDFDAVSRVSVTLLRSET; encoded by the coding sequence ATGCGCACGAGTCTTAACATTCCCGAAGAGATGCTGGCCGAATTCGACCGGACCTGGCAGGCGGAGGGGCTCGACTCCCGATCACGGGCGCTTCGAGAGGCGATTCAGGAGTACGTCGAGTCGCACCATCGCCTCGAGACGGCTCGTGGAACCGTTGCGGCGACGATCGTCTTCGATTACGTCCACGACGAGATCATCGGGGAACTCCACGAGCTCCAACACGAGTTCCAGGCCGAAATCGATACGACCTGTCACGTTCATCACGGAGAGTGGTGTCTGGAGACGATTTTTTGCCACGGATCGGCGGACGACATTCGATCGCTCGTCTACCAACTGAAGGACTTCGACGCCGTGAGCCGCGTTTCGGTGACGCTGTTGCGGTCTGAGACCTGA
- a CDS encoding M24 family metallopeptidase translates to MDKRERLESYLETRDLDSVWFARPNSFAWLTGGTNVVDRETDAGVAAVGYDGADLTVLTDNIEADRIVDEELPDLETSEFSLERFPWHASSLAEAIEAHVKNDGRASADVAVPGFETVDPTPLRQPLTEQDRERYRRLAQETAAAVESVCRELRTTDTELEVASAIRVALSAREIEAPVVLVGGSERVQRYRHYTPKRTELGEYALVSVTTQRWGLHASCSRTVAFDPPEWLEERHEAATRVETAALAATRSVAADGGTAGDVFTAIQEAYDDVGYGGEWRHHHQGGAAGFSGREWIATPDHEASVELPMAYAWNPTVQGAKSEDTVLITDDDYEILTRTDNWPMTTVDAAGVDESLERPDVLVLEE, encoded by the coding sequence ATGGACAAACGAGAGCGCCTCGAGTCGTACCTCGAGACACGCGATCTCGATTCGGTCTGGTTTGCGCGTCCGAACTCCTTCGCCTGGCTCACCGGCGGTACCAACGTCGTCGACCGCGAGACCGACGCGGGAGTCGCCGCGGTTGGCTACGATGGTGCGGATCTGACGGTCCTCACGGACAACATCGAGGCGGATCGAATCGTGGACGAAGAGCTTCCCGACCTCGAAACGAGCGAGTTCTCTCTCGAGCGCTTTCCGTGGCACGCCTCGTCGCTTGCGGAGGCGATCGAAGCGCACGTGAAAAACGATGGACGGGCGTCAGCGGATGTCGCCGTTCCGGGGTTCGAGACCGTGGATCCGACGCCGTTGCGACAGCCTCTGACCGAGCAGGATCGAGAGCGCTACCGGAGGCTCGCACAGGAGACCGCCGCCGCGGTCGAGTCGGTCTGTCGCGAGCTTCGAACGACTGACACCGAACTCGAGGTCGCATCCGCGATCCGTGTCGCGCTCTCTGCACGCGAGATCGAAGCGCCCGTCGTCCTCGTCGGCGGCTCCGAACGAGTACAGCGATATCGCCATTACACGCCGAAACGCACCGAACTCGGAGAGTACGCGCTCGTCTCGGTTACGACCCAGCGCTGGGGGCTCCACGCGAGTTGTTCCCGAACCGTCGCTTTCGATCCGCCGGAGTGGCTCGAGGAGCGCCACGAGGCGGCAACACGGGTCGAAACAGCCGCACTTGCGGCGACGCGGTCGGTCGCCGCGGACGGCGGGACCGCCGGTGACGTCTTTACAGCGATTCAGGAGGCCTACGACGACGTCGGCTACGGTGGAGAGTGGCGTCACCACCATCAGGGTGGCGCAGCCGGGTTCTCCGGCCGAGAGTGGATCGCGACGCCCGATCACGAGGCGTCGGTCGAGCTGCCGATGGCCTACGCCTGGAACCCGACCGTTCAGGGTGCAAAGAGCGAAGATACCGTCCTGATAACCGACGACGACTACGAAATCCTGACGCGAACGGACAACTGGCCGATGACGACGGTCGACGCGGCCGGGGTAGACGAATCGCTCGAGCGCCCGGACGTGCTCGTTCTCGAGGAGTAG